A single genomic interval of Sebastes umbrosus isolate fSebUmb1 chromosome 9, fSebUmb1.pri, whole genome shotgun sequence harbors:
- the fgfbp2a gene encoding fibroblast growth factor binding protein 2a encodes MWTQDSALLLLIACCFWSAEAQRQSVWDDPVKFKTQAKDSCTMIVTGQGDYTRLRLSCQGSKRSYWCEYMGMPYTCRNYNKNPRHYFVQMMWRLRKLQNACQAPRQIKPHMCRNAADESQMVYVSGSFSRPDSTRPAPQPARPQPRPSPTRQTNRVPPREKTTPRTSPQPTTPPEETKAKTMARQHCWRSLRGLCSFFIGLFHRN; translated from the coding sequence ATGTGGACCCAGGACagcgctctgctgctgctgatcgcCTGCTGCTTTTGGTCTGCCGAGGCCCAGAGACAAAGCGTCTGGGATGATCCCGTCAAATTCAAAACCCAGGCCAAGGACTCGTGCACCATGATCGTCACCGGGCAGGGGGACTACACCCGGCTGAGGCTGTCGTGCCAGGGCAGCAAGCGCTCCTACTGGTGTGAATACATGGGCATGCCTTACACCTGCCGCAACTACAACAAAAACCCTCGTCACTACTTCGTCCAGATGATGTGGCGCCTTAGAAAGCTCCAAAACGCCTGCCAGGCGCCGAGGCAGATCAAACCTCACATGTGCAGGAACGCAGCGGATGAATCTCAAATGGTCTACGTATCCGGTTCCTTCTCCCGACCAGACAGCACAAGACCGGCACCACAGCCTGCCAGACCTCAACCTCGTCCCTCACCCACAAGACAAACCAATCGAGTCCCACCACGAGAAAAGACCACACCGAGAACCAGTCCACAACCAACGACACCTCCTGAGGAGACCAAAGCTAAGACGATGGCTCGGCAGCACTGCTGGAGGTCACTTCGAGGCCTCTGCTCCTTCTTCATCGGTTTGTTTCATAGAAACTGA
- the fgfbp1a gene encoding fibroblast growth factor-binding protein 1: protein MALLTNFAILLVLACISHQLMLSSCQKSRRGRGVDRGQHKDKPGLKVGRQSKAVSPQPIKGKMVTKDKSECTWAATGEDSFILGVTCKKGDRSFSCEYVARPAVCPQYASNVKLYWKQIAKALKKQKGLCQDSSALVRAGLCRGASREAHFRLINAQRKTDQPSAPKLAPRAVKSCKPGNKKLAEEHCSDSWSSFCMFFFTMVQDYDC from the coding sequence ATGGCTCTCCTCACCAATTTCGCCATCCTGCTGGTCTTGGCTTGTATTTCCCATCAGCTGATGTTGAGCAGCTGCCAGAAGAGCCGACGGGGGAGAGGCGTGGACAGAGGACAACACAAGGACAAGCCGGGGCTGAAGGTGGGCCGCCAATCCAAAGCCGTCTCTCCACAGCCCATTAAGGGCAAAATGGTCACCAAAGACAAGTCTGAGTGCACCTGGGCAGCAACAGGTGAGGACTCCTTCATCCTCGGTGTCACCTGCAAGAAGGGGGACAGGAGTTTCAGCTGTGAATATGTCGCCAGACCGGCTGTCTGTCCCCAGTACGCTTCAAATGTCAAACTTTACTGGAAGCAAATCGCCAAGGCGCTGAAGAAGCAAAAGGGTTTGTGCCAGGACAGTAGTGCGCTGGTCAGGGCGGGTCTGTGCAGAGGAGCTTCCAGGGAAGCTCATTTCAGACTCATTAATGCTCAGAGGAAGACCGACCAGCCATCTGCTCCAAAACTAGCACCCAGAGCTGTGAAATCCTGTAAACCTGGCAACAAGAAGCTGGCTGAGGAGCACTGCAGCGACTCCTGGTCGAGCTTTTGCATGTTCTTTTTTACTATGGTGCAGGATTATGATTGCTGA